In one window of Lepus europaeus isolate LE1 chromosome 14, mLepTim1.pri, whole genome shotgun sequence DNA:
- the LOC133773910 gene encoding lysozyme-like protein 1 has product MRAAAILALVGCLATITESKVYTRCKLAKIFSRAGLDNYEGFSLGNWICMAYYESHYNTTAQTVLEDGSVDYGIFQINSFTWCRRAKTQEKNHCHVACSALLTDDLTDAIICAKKIVKDTQGMNYWQGWKKHCEGKELSEWKKGCEVS; this is encoded by the exons ATGAGGGCTGCTGCCATCCTGGCCCTGGTTGGCTGCCTGGCCACCATCACTGAATCCAAAGTCTACACTCGCTGTAAACTGGCAAAAATATTTTCGAGGGCCGGCCTGGACAATTACGAGGGCTTTAGCCTTGGAAACT GGATCTGCATGGCGTACTACGAAAGCCACTACAACACCACGGCTCAGACCGTCCTGGAGGATGGGAGCGTTGATTACGGCATTTTCCAGATAAACAGTTTCACGTGGTGCAGACGTGCGAAGACGCAGGAGAAGAACCATTGCCACGTTGCCTGCTCAG CCTTGCTCACAGACGACCTCACCGATGCGATCATCTGTGCCAAGAAAATCGTGAAAGATACCCAAGGGATGAACTACTG gCAAGGCTGGAAGAAGCACTGTGAGGGCAAGGAACTGTCTGAGTGGAAGAAAGGGTGTGAGGTTTCCTGA